GCGGTGAAGTCGATCGTGATGAGCTGGCCTTGCTCGGCAGTCAGGTCGCCGCCGGGTGTGGTGACCGCTGTAATCTGGATACGTGGCGCCTTGTTGCCCTGTAATACCGGCGGATTGAGTGGTGCGCTCTCATCGGGCGGACATTGCATGCCCAATGTGACGGTCATGGCCATCAACGCAACACATACAATGGCCGAAGATCGGCGAACGATTAGCGAACGAATCATCGGTATCTTTCCTCCGACGCAAGGTCAGTCTGGTGGGACGGCTACTGCGGGCGTCTCGTGGGCGTGCTGGTACAGATTCCCCCTTAACCTCATCCTATCCAACCGATGGGGCAAGGGTCAAGGCCGGCTTGCCCGCAACTCCGGCCATTACAGCAATTTGGATTTGAACCCGGACGCGTGCGAACGACCGGAAACCCGAATCGCTGCCTTTCCGGAGCTGCGAACGCTGGTGTCCGTACCCCTGAGCCGGCCTCGCACGAGTCCGGCTGGCTCGTTTATTGTATGAGTCCGCTATGTGTCTCACCTTCAGACCCGTCGGCGGCCCAAATTCCTCGCGGCCATCGGAGGTTACCGGCACCTGCGGGCTGCAGCACCTGATCGACTGAAGAACGCTGCACATACGCATTCATGAGACCCTCCTTGCTTACGTCCGCACATCAGGGACCGAATATGTCAGGCTGCTCGCCACTTCCACCGTTTCAGGGTATCCTGAGGCCGACCGATCCCTGCAATCGAATCGTCCGCGCGTCCTCAACGCCAACAAGGCTGGCCCACCCATGAGCGATTCATCACTCAAAGCACGAATCAGCGAGGAACTGCTGCCGTACGTCAGGGAGCCGGCTCAGTACATCGGCGGCGAGTGGAACCAGCTACCGCGGTCCGGCGACTGGCAAGCCGCGTCGGTCCGTGTCGCCGTCGGATTTCCCGATGCCTACACAATCGGCATGTCACACCTCGGTTGCCAGATCATCTACTGGCTTTGTAACCACACCCCCGGTGTCTGCGCCGAGCGGGTTTATGCGCCCTGGATCGACGCCGAAGCCGTGATGCGCCGCCGAAAAATCCCGCTTTTCACATGGGACACCCGGCAACCTGTCTCTACTGCAGACTTGCTCGCTGTATCGCTCCAGTACGAGATGGGATTCACCAACCTGCTGAATTTGCTCGATCTTGCGGGAATTCCGATCCGCTCGGCTGATCGCGATGATCGACACCCGCTCGTCATCGTCGGCGGACCCCAGGCGGACAATCCTGAGCCGGTCGCGGACTTTGTAGACCTCGTGGTCATCGGTGACGGCGAGGCATCGATGGCCGCCATCATTGACCTGTACAAACGGCTCAAATCCGAAGGGGTGCGACGCCGCGACATGATCGAGCACTTCGCGCGCACCCTTCCGTATGTCTATGCTCCGTCACTCTACGAATTCAGTTATCACGACGATGGAACCATCGCCGGGGTCTTTCCCCGCATTTCGGGACTGCCGGAACAAATCGAGCGGTGCCAGACGCCGGATTTCGAGAACGCGCCGTTTCCCACCCGACCGATCGTCCCGTATGTCGTGGCCGTACATGACCGGATGGCTGTCGAAGTGATGCGAGGCTGTCCGCAGCGCTGCCGATTCTGTCATGCGGGTTACACCAAGCGCCCTGTCGGCGTCCGCTCGGTGGACAAGATTCTTGAAATCGCCGAACAGCAATTCCGGGCCACCGGTCACACCGAACTGGGCCTGCTCAGTCTTTCCACGGCGGACTACCCGAATTTGAAGGAACTGGCATCGCGGGTCAATGAACGGTTCGAGTCACGACATGTAAATATCTCCATGCCCTCGCTGCGTGTCGACAAAATGCTCCAGAATATCCCGTGGATGGCGAACAGCGTTCGAAAGAGCGGTTTGACCATCGCGGTCGAAGCCGCGCGCGACGGCCTTCGCGCCGCCATTCGCAAGAAAGTCACCGACGGCAATTTGATCGACGGCATCACCGAGGCGTACAAAGCGGGCTGGAGCCGCATCAAATGCTACTTTATGGCAGGTTTTCCGGGCGAGACCGAGGAGGACATTCGCGGAATTTATGATATCTCCGTTGACATGTCGAAGGCCCGGCAGCGGCTCAAAAAATCGCCCGCATGGATCAATGCCAGCGTCAGTTGGCTGGTTCCCAAGCCCTACACGCCGTTTCAATGGGCCGCCCAGCCGCGTCTGGACTACTTCAACGAGGCCCGGCGAACCTTGGCCGATGCGTCACGTCAGGGACGTTTCAAGTTCGTCACGATCAAATCACACGACGCGGAGCGGTCTGTTCTGGAGGCCGTTCTCGCTCGCGGCGACCGACGGCTTTGCGCCGCGATCACTCGAGCGTGGGAATTGGGTGCGCGGTTCGACGGCTGGGATGAGTGCTACGACCAGCGAATCTGGGATCGGGCCTTCGACGAAACCGGTCTGGACCCCGATTGGTATGCCCACCGCGAACGATCATTCGACGAGGTTCTACCATGGGACCACATTCGAAGCGGACCCAAGCGTGAATACCTGGAGGACCAATACTCGGACGTCTTCCAGAAAGTACGGCAGCCGCCGCCGCGGGCCGGCGTGCTACCCCTACCTGTCGTGTCGTGAACGGGGGTGCCCCGACGTGCGCGCGTCCCGATAATCGCACTTAAGGTTTTGCCGGGTCTGACGTTGAGGCGCTAGGAAACATGAAAATGACCGGATATACTGTGTTGTCTGCACGCCGTCTCGCGTTGTGGCCGGACAGGTAGTTACGTCCTACCATGAGCGCAGCAGTGGCTGTCTGCGAGCGCGAAACGGTGCGGTCGGATGAACGGCGAATTGCCGTAATGGAAACGAGAAGTGCGACTTGCGGGGTATCTCCCGCTGATCGCCGACTGGCTGCGCTGGATCAAATGGGGAGGTGGTCTCGTCAGCTCGAATCAATCCGGCAGCGTTGCTCGCCTTTTTTATGTAATACCCGAACAGTGGACACCCAACTTCCTTAGCAATGCGCAAACGTGAGTCGGCGAATCGCTTGCGTGTCGAAGTTTAACGGCTCGAAACTTCGCCACCGAACAGGAATCGGCCCCCGCGACGCAACGGGGACCGCAAAATTAAGAACCTGCAACAACCGGCGAGCTTCGGCACGCCGACCGCATACCGTTACGAATGCCGCCTGAATGACGCGGCCAATCCTCCGGAGGAATGAACATGATGTTCTCGGCAAAGCTCAGTCACGCAAACCGAACCAAGTGGTTTGCCGCGATGGCGGTTTGCACCGTCTTCGCGAGTCTTGTCACTGAGACCGTGGCGCAGGAGCGAAAGTTCGTGGTCATGCTGGCCGCTCCGATCAAGTCGATGCGCGCGGCCAACGTTCAGGTCGGGGACCTGCCGAATACGACCGCCATCTTTCGCCAATATTTCGACCGCGTCGATCCGACAATTAACTCGTTTGCCGAATACTGGAACGAGATTTCGTACGGCAACGTGAACGTGAGCGGAGATGTGTTCGGCTGGGTCGAGGTTCCATGGCCGATTCTGCCGCTCGGTGACTTCACCGTTCCTGATAGCGCGACCACGATCAGCAATCTCAATCTTCCTTTCTGGGACCTTAATGGTCAGAACGCGGACGGCTTCGACGGTGGCGATGGCGACACGTACGATGAATTCGAAGGCGAAGCTGTTCCGGACGCGCAGGATCAGATGATCCTGATCGACTACAACGGCAATCTACCCGGCACCGCGACGCCGGGATTTCCCCCGGGGCAGACGCGCCGGACTCCCGGCTTCGTCGATTTCTGGCCCGATGGCCAGACCCCCTGCTGGACTCCCGGCGAACGCTTCGCGGATGTCAATGACAACGGGCGATACGACGCCCTCCTCGAATCGACGATGGACGGCTGGGCCACCGGCAATCCGAATCCCGTATGCAATCGGGATGGCATCATCCAGGCCGACGAAGTCTGCGAAGTGCAAAATCCCGCGAACGCGCCATTGAACGGATCACTGGGTGACGGGGACGGCGAATGGGACTATCCGGAGCCATTCGAAGATTTCCTGCGCATTTACATTCCCGACGCGACAACGCCTGAAGGCCGGTGGGTCAAGCTGGATCCAAGCTTCAAGAATACCAACGAAGGCGATCCGACCACGGTCGGTTCGCGCCAGTGGGCGGTCGCCTATATCACCCGAAATTATCCCGGAGACGTGGGTACACCGAACTTCCCGGAAGGAACAACCGGCACCGGCTTCATGGCTCGCTTCGGCAATAACAAGTATGACGGCCCCGATCAATGGACCGAAGTCGGCAACAACAAGCTCCAGATGCAAGGCGGGAATCAGATGTTCCGCGGCCTGGGCAGCGTGCGATCGCCGGAGCCGAGCACAGGCCCGGGCGCGCTGTACCCCCCGGCATACCCGCGGTGGAATTACAATCTCTGGTGGGAGAACTACTGGGCTGACAAGCACATCAACGCCATGGTCAACCCGCCGGCCGCGCCGGCCGCTCCCGCCTGGCCGCCGACTCAACCGACAGCTGGTGGCGGTGGTACGCCGAACATTCCGAACATGCGGCCGTTTAATCCCGCGTCCCCCTCGATCGGTCTTCTGCCCAACCCGTTCGATCTTCGGCTTTTTGAGCCGAATTGCGGCGGGACCAACGCCCGCTCCGGCATTCGGTGTGTAGACGGCGCGCCCAACGAACCGACGATGCGTCCGGATCCGCCGGAGGCAGGCGATCCACCGGTTATCCAGTGCATGGATGCCGCGGCGCAGCCGCCTGGTGCCGAATTCTGCCCGGACGGCGATCCAACCACGCCGGATGCCGAGGAGTGGAATCCGACATACACCGGCAATGAATGCCGAGAGTGCTACAACAACCTGACGCTGTGCGTTGACCGATTCAGTTTCGGCAACGGTGAAGTGGACCCGCGTGCCTCGGGCGGCGTGGACCTCTTCAACGGCCAAGTACCCGTCTTCCCGGATCGGCTCGATTCGAACAACGACGGCATCTTCGATTACTATGACGGTCCCGCCGAATTCGACGATTTGCCTTCGTCGATCTATCACGCTCGAAGCATCTCCGGTGTGGGATACGGTGGCGATCTCGCCTTTGGTGAAGTCACCTCCACCCGCAACAATTCGATCTACGGAGAGGACATCGGCACCGGGAACCCCAGCGGCGCGTCGACCGGCGGCGACCAGGTCGTTCCGGCATCTGGTCCGCTCGCGTTCGGCATCCACGGCGCCAACGGCTACGACGCAGGCAATCAGGTCACGATCGAGTGGCTGACGTGGTGCAAGGACGGTCAGGATACGACACCGGTCGACATCCTGAAGCGCGACTTCAATCTTGACGGTCTGCTTGACCAAGGTGAAGTGCGCAAGGCAGGCACGGAAAACTACGCGATCGATCTGAACCCCGGCTCGCCGAACGACGGCGGTGACGGCAGCGACTATCCGTTCAACCGGACCCGTCTGGTGGAAGATACGGTCGAGGCACTGGATCGCAGCGTGGACTGGGACGAAGTAATCATGCAGACTCGCCCCATCTGTGCGGCCCATGAAGGCCTTGCCATTTCCTTCATTCCGGACCTTCTCACCGCATCGGAGCCTCGGCCGAATGGAAGCCGAATCAACCTCCTGCCAGGCTTCCGAACCGGCACGGCGGCTGTGAGCCTCGGTCTGGGCAACGTCGGAA
This window of the Phycisphaerae bacterium genome carries:
- a CDS encoding TIGR03960 family B12-binding radical SAM protein, whose amino-acid sequence is MSDSSLKARISEELLPYVREPAQYIGGEWNQLPRSGDWQAASVRVAVGFPDAYTIGMSHLGCQIIYWLCNHTPGVCAERVYAPWIDAEAVMRRRKIPLFTWDTRQPVSTADLLAVSLQYEMGFTNLLNLLDLAGIPIRSADRDDRHPLVIVGGPQADNPEPVADFVDLVVIGDGEASMAAIIDLYKRLKSEGVRRRDMIEHFARTLPYVYAPSLYEFSYHDDGTIAGVFPRISGLPEQIERCQTPDFENAPFPTRPIVPYVVAVHDRMAVEVMRGCPQRCRFCHAGYTKRPVGVRSVDKILEIAEQQFRATGHTELGLLSLSTADYPNLKELASRVNERFESRHVNISMPSLRVDKMLQNIPWMANSVRKSGLTIAVEAARDGLRAAIRKKVTDGNLIDGITEAYKAGWSRIKCYFMAGFPGETEEDIRGIYDISVDMSKARQRLKKSPAWINASVSWLVPKPYTPFQWAAQPRLDYFNEARRTLADASRQGRFKFVTIKSHDAERSVLEAVLARGDRRLCAAITRAWELGARFDGWDECYDQRIWDRAFDETGLDPDWYAHRERSFDEVLPWDHIRSGPKREYLEDQYSDVFQKVRQPPPRAGVLPLPVVS